A genomic region of Balaenoptera acutorostrata chromosome 4, mBalAcu1.1, whole genome shotgun sequence contains the following coding sequences:
- the IL1RAP gene encoding interleukin-1 receptor accessory protein isoform X2, with product MGLLWCVMSLYFYGILQSDASERCDDWGLDTMRQIQVYEDEPARIKCPLFEHFLKYNYSTAHSAGLTLIWYWTRQDRDLEEPINFRLPENRISKEKDVLWFRPTLLNDTGNYTCMLRNTTYCSKVAFPLEVVQKDSCFNSPMKLPVHRLYLEYGVQKITCPNIDGFFPSSVKPTITWYMGCYKVHNFNNVIPEGMNLSFIIAMVSNNGDYTCVVTYPENGRTFHLTRTQTVKVVGSPNDALPPHFYSPTDLVVYEKEPGEELLIPCKVFFTFLKDSRNEVWWTIDGKKPEDTNIDVAVNESVTLSMTEDETRTQLLSVKKVTAEDLKRNYVCHARNAKGEVDKPAKVKQKETSCSSLILKDPSFLY from the exons AACGCTGTGATGACTGGGGACTAGATACCATGAGGCAGATCCAAGTGTATGAAGATGAGCCAGCTCGTATCAAGTGCCCACTCTTTGAACACTTCTTGAAATATAACTACAGTACAGCCCATTCAGCAGGCCTTACTCTGATCTGGTATTGGACAAGGCAGGACCGGGACCTTGAGGAGCCGATTAACTTCCGCCTCCCTGAGAACCGCATTAGTAAGGAGAAAGATGTGCTCTGGTTCCGGCCCACACTCCTCAATGACACAGGCAACTATACCTGCATGTTAAG gaacACTACATATTGCAGCAAAGTTGCATTTCCTCTGGAAGTGGTTCAAAAAGATAGCTGCTTCAATTCTCCCATGAAACTTCCAGTGCATAGATTATATTTAGAATATGGTGTTCAGAAGATCACTTGTCCAAACATAGATGGATTTTTTCCTTCTAGTGTCAAGCCAACCATCACTTGGTATATG GGCTGTTATAAAGTACACAACTTTAATAATGTAATACCCGAAGGCATGAACTTGAGTTTTATCATAGCCATGGTTTCAAATAATGGAGATTACACATGTGTTGTTACATATCCAGAAAATGGACGTACCTTCCATCTCACCAGGACTCAGACTGTAAAGGTGGTAG GCTCTCCAAACGATGCATTGCCTCCCCATTTCTATTCACCCACTGATCTTGTGGTCTACGAGAAAGAACCGG GAGAGGAGCTACTCATCCCCTGTAAAGTCTTTTTTACTTTCCTGAAGGACTCTCGCAATGAGGTTTGGTGGACCATTGATGGAAAAAAGCCAGAGGACACCAATATTGACGTAGCTGTTAATGAAAG TGTAACTCTGAGTATGACAGAAGACGAGACAAGAACTCAGCTTCTGAGCGTCAAGAAAGTTACTGCTGAGGATCTCAAGCGCAACTATGTCTGTCATGCCAGAAATGCCAAAGGGGAGGTTGACAAACCAGCCAAGGTGAAACAGAAAG AAACCAGTTGTTCTAGCCTCATATTGAAAGATCCCTCCTTTTTGTATTGA